The proteins below come from a single Balaenoptera musculus isolate JJ_BM4_2016_0621 chromosome 1, mBalMus1.pri.v3, whole genome shotgun sequence genomic window:
- the LOC118900235 gene encoding putative tripartite motif-containing protein 61, which translates to MQKPSVNNGPGVLPGTAPSRGQCPICQDYLRDAVATESGHNSCHPCIQQCWEDLQDIFPCPVFLQPCPDRGIRRNSQLCLMIDFVKNLPSTEDMRKWQKEKPLREKHKQVLSLFCEKDLELPCPRCRVSSEHHDHPLAHMEPAAPLTGGSSKLHSAPDKAAGRC; encoded by the coding sequence ATGCAGAAACCCTCCGTGAACAATGGCCCTGGTGTCCTCCCTGGTACAGCTCCAAGCAGAGGCCAGTGCCCCATCTGCCAGGATTACCTGAGAGACGCAGTGGCCACTGAGAGTGGACACAACTCCTGTCACCCCTGCATCCAGCAGTGCTGGGAGGATCTCCAGGACATCTTCCCCTGTCCTGtcttcctccagccctgccctgacaGGGGCATCAGGAGGAACAGCCAGTTATGTCTCATGATTGATTTTGTGAAGAATCTTCCCAGCACAGAGGACATGAGGAAATGGCAGAAAGAGAAACCTCTGCGTGAGAAGCACAAGCAGGTTCTGAGCCTGTTCTGTGAGAAGGACCTGGAGCTGCCGTGTCCCCGGTGCAGGGTCTCCTCTGAACACCACGATCACCCCCTGGCACACATGGAGCCAGCTGCCCCTCTCACGGGAGGAAGCTCAAAACTACATTCAGCCCCTGACAAAGCAGCTGGAAGATGCTGA